The following are encoded in a window of bacterium genomic DNA:
- a CDS encoding formyltransferase, with protein MRAVVFAYHNMGIAGIRALLDHGFTIPMVLTHEDDPAENRWFGSVAEFCRDHGIPVFSPKDVNASPWPDRIRAAAPDLLFSFYYRSMLKKGILEIPPLGAMNLHGSLLPKYRGRAPVNWVLVRGEPETGVTLHFMTEKPDAGDIVGQAAVPIAFDDTARTLFGKMESAASRLLADLLPRIANGEIPRRPNELARGSYFGGRRPEDGRIDWSRPAVEIYNLVRAVTRPYPGAFAELAGEKLTVWWAIPLRAEAGSVPSPGTIRISGGPSFAMAGGCPAPVSVPRRVDVETGEGWLQLEEIEWGTRTAKGEAIVDLLAGAANGRLS; from the coding sequence ATGAGGGCGGTCGTCTTCGCGTACCACAACATGGGGATCGCCGGGATCCGCGCCCTCCTCGACCACGGCTTCACGATCCCGATGGTCCTGACCCACGAGGACGACCCGGCGGAGAACCGGTGGTTCGGTTCCGTGGCGGAGTTCTGCCGGGACCACGGGATCCCGGTCTTTTCCCCCAAGGACGTCAACGCGTCGCCTTGGCCGGATCGGATCCGTGCGGCCGCGCCCGACCTGCTCTTCTCCTTCTACTACCGGTCGATGCTGAAAAAGGGGATCCTCGAGATCCCGCCGCTGGGGGCGATGAACCTCCACGGCTCGCTGCTGCCGAAGTACCGGGGGCGGGCGCCGGTCAACTGGGTGCTCGTGAGGGGGGAGCCGGAAACCGGGGTGACCCTCCACTTCATGACGGAGAAGCCGGACGCGGGCGACATCGTGGGCCAGGCGGCGGTTCCGATCGCGTTCGACGACACGGCGCGCACGCTCTTCGGGAAGATGGAGAGCGCGGCTTCGAGGCTCCTCGCCGACCTGCTGCCCCGGATCGCGAACGGGGAGATCCCGCGGCGCCCGAACGAGCTCGCCCGCGGCAGCTATTTCGGCGGGCGCAGGCCCGAGGACGGGCGGATCGACTGGTCCCGGCCGGCGGTGGAGATCTACAACCTCGTCCGCGCGGTCACGCGTCCCTACCCGGGGGCGTTCGCGGAACTCGCGGGGGAGAAACTCACGGTGTGGTGGGCGATCCCCCTGCGGGCGGAGGCGGGAAGCGTGCCGTCCCCGGGGACGATCCGGATCTCCGGCGGGCCGTCGTTCGCGATGGCGGGAGGGTGCCCCGCCCCGGTGTCCGTCCCGCGGCGGGTCGACGTCGAGACGGGGGAGGGGTGGCTTCAACTGGAGGAGATCGAATGGGGAACGCGGACGGCGAAGGGGGAGGCGATCGTCGACCTGCTCGCCGGCGCCGCGAACGGGAGGCTTTCATGA
- a CDS encoding superoxide dismutase, whose protein sequence is MPYVAKDFGALVGMDGFSETLLKNHFTLYQGYVANTNKLSDLLGGMLAEGKTATPEYAELKRRFGWEWNGMRLHEFYFENLAGKGALDPASKLGKALAAEFGSVEKWEADFRAAGAMRGIGWVVLYQDKAGGRLFNQWVNEHDVGNPAGAVPLLVMDVFEHAFMIDYGLKRADYIAAFFRNVNWKAAEARL, encoded by the coding sequence ATGCCTTACGTGGCGAAGGATTTCGGGGCGCTGGTCGGGATGGACGGGTTCAGCGAGACCCTCCTGAAGAACCACTTCACGCTCTACCAGGGGTACGTGGCGAACACGAACAAGCTGTCGGACCTTCTCGGGGGGATGCTGGCCGAGGGGAAGACGGCCACCCCGGAGTACGCCGAGCTGAAGCGCCGCTTCGGCTGGGAGTGGAACGGGATGCGTCTGCACGAGTTCTACTTCGAGAACCTCGCGGGGAAGGGGGCTCTCGATCCGGCCTCGAAGCTCGGGAAGGCGCTCGCCGCGGAGTTCGGCAGCGTGGAGAAGTGGGAGGCCGATTTCCGCGCCGCGGGCGCGATGCGCGGGATCGGCTGGGTCGTCCTCTACCAGGACAAGGCGGGCGGCCGCCTCTTCAACCAGTGGGTCAACGAGCACGACGTGGGGAACCCGGCCGGGGCGGTCCCGCTCCTCGTCATGGACGTCTTCGAACACGCCTTCATGATCGACTACGGGCTGAAGCGGGCCGACTACATCGCGGCGTTTTTCCGGAACGTGAACTGGAAGGCGGCCGAGGCCCGGCTCTGA
- a CDS encoding MFS transporter — MYNDVIPWGKDRPATPRGPIKQPPTGGTTVPTPILVACGLTLVLYLGAYMRLPLVPLFARGLGASTVDVGMINAGFMLAAAALALPLGLMSDRLGRKRLILAGMGISCLTSLFLLAARTPLHVGLIYLFSGVGLACFSPAMMSHVGDSCPPNFLGRAYGWYTSALYLGMALGPGFGGAVATKGFGAAFAVSAAIIGAGVVVAGFRVESPALPAPRPAAGGNLRSDFGEILRNRAVLGCWVATFFSTYAWGSLFAFFPLYAKDLGISIAQTGLIFTTQAGVNALCRIPIGHLQDRTGNRRSYILWGNALFGLCIALTGTARGPLPLYLLFAGVGATMAATFTAVGAVLSESVDTNVRGLAMGGYNTCIYGGFMASAVTLGFVIQRMGYTAGFAAAGLSCAAATAGVAGLLSRTRTG; from the coding sequence TTGTACAATGACGTGATTCCTTGGGGAAAGGACCGACCCGCCACGCCTCGTGGTCCCATAAAACAGCCCCCCACCGGCGGCACGACGGTCCCGACGCCCATCCTCGTCGCGTGCGGGCTGACGCTCGTCCTGTATCTCGGGGCCTACATGCGCCTTCCGTTGGTCCCCTTGTTCGCGCGGGGGCTGGGAGCCTCCACTGTCGATGTCGGCATGATCAACGCCGGCTTCATGCTGGCGGCCGCCGCCCTCGCCCTCCCGCTGGGCCTCATGTCCGATCGGCTCGGGCGGAAGCGCCTCATCCTTGCCGGGATGGGGATCTCCTGCCTGACCTCCCTCTTCCTGCTCGCGGCCCGGACGCCCCTGCACGTCGGTCTGATCTACCTTTTCTCCGGAGTGGGGCTGGCCTGCTTCTCCCCCGCCATGATGTCCCACGTGGGGGATTCCTGCCCGCCGAACTTCCTCGGGCGGGCGTACGGTTGGTACACCTCCGCCCTTTACCTCGGGATGGCGCTCGGACCGGGCTTCGGCGGAGCCGTCGCGACGAAGGGGTTCGGGGCCGCCTTCGCGGTCTCCGCCGCGATCATCGGCGCGGGGGTGGTCGTGGCGGGGTTCCGTGTCGAGAGCCCGGCCCTGCCGGCCCCGCGCCCCGCCGCGGGAGGAAATCTCCGATCGGACTTCGGCGAGATCCTGCGCAACCGCGCCGTCCTCGGCTGCTGGGTCGCCACCTTCTTCTCGACCTACGCGTGGGGGTCGCTGTTCGCCTTCTTCCCGCTGTACGCGAAGGACCTCGGGATCTCGATCGCCCAGACCGGCCTCATCTTCACGACCCAGGCGGGCGTCAACGCCCTCTGCCGCATCCCGATCGGACACCTCCAGGACCGGACGGGGAACCGGCGCTCCTACATCCTCTGGGGGAACGCCCTGTTCGGGCTTTGCATCGCGCTCACGGGCACGGCACGGGGGCCGCTGCCGCTCTACCTTCTCTTCGCCGGCGTCGGCGCCACGATGGCGGCGACGTTCACGGCGGTCGGCGCCGTCCTGTCGGAATCGGTGGACACGAACGTCCGCGGATTGGCGATGGGGGGGTACAACACCTGCATCTACGGCGGGTTCATGGCCTCCGCCGTTACGCTCGGATTCGTGATCCAGCGGATGGGGTACACGGCGGGATTCGCCGCCGCGGGACTGTCGTGCGCAGCCGCAACGGCCGGCGTGGCCGGGCTGTTGTCGCGCACGCGTACCGGCTGA
- a CDS encoding MucR family transcriptional regulator, producing the protein MDKKALLELTTDIVSAHASVNEMGKEELLEELQSVFQKLLSLAGSEGGEGAEISGELKPAVPVNKAFGADKVVCLVCGKGFTTLKKHIAVSHQMSPKEYRKTFGIPSKTPLVARKYSEAKRKVAQEKGLALKLAEGRMKKAGK; encoded by the coding sequence ATGGACAAGAAGGCGCTGTTGGAGCTTACGACGGATATTGTATCCGCACACGCTTCGGTAAATGAGATGGGGAAGGAAGAACTTCTTGAGGAATTGCAATCGGTGTTCCAGAAGTTACTGAGCCTCGCCGGATCCGAGGGCGGCGAAGGGGCGGAAATTTCCGGAGAGTTAAAGCCGGCCGTTCCGGTGAACAAGGCGTTCGGCGCCGACAAGGTCGTTTGCCTTGTTTGCGGCAAAGGGTTCACCACGCTGAAGAAGCATATCGCCGTCAGCCACCAGATGTCCCCGAAGGAGTACCGGAAGACGTTCGGCATCCCGTCGAAGACCCCCCTCGTCGCCCGGAAGTATTCGGAAGCGAAGAGGAAGGTGGCCCAGGAGAAGGGGCTTGCGTTGAAATTGGCGGAAGGCCGGATGAAGAAGGCGGGAAAGTAA
- a CDS encoding AI-2E family transporter, translating into MDRRIFWTLVAYTFALLFLYLLYLILAPFGVPLVWAAVIGIATLPLYERLLLRFRGRDWLASTVMTLLVLLVFVLPMAGLVALLAGEAADTYKLLETAGAGRGVSALEGLAVHPSLTPWIARAEQLLRPLGIDVTASLLPAARQAVASLLGFATGVAKNVFISLLYLIVMLVVLFFIYKDGGRLEREFWEVMPLRDHDKSVLKEKLSKVLKAGIIGIFGTCLAQGLLGSIGFWIAGLRSPVLFGSLMAVAALIPFVGTALIWLPGAIYLFLAGNTAKGIFLLLWGAVAIGSADNIIRPLLIGGKGKMPVFVMALGAIGGLAAFGLVGVVVGPVLLSLFLSLFEIYKAGAVGATEPVSPSPGTVDDGERPA; encoded by the coding sequence ATGGACAGGAGAATTTTCTGGACCCTTGTCGCCTACACCTTCGCCCTTCTTTTCCTTTACCTCCTCTACCTGATCCTGGCCCCCTTCGGCGTTCCCCTGGTCTGGGCGGCGGTCATCGGGATCGCCACGCTCCCCCTTTACGAGAGGCTCCTCCTCCGGTTCCGGGGGAGGGACTGGCTGGCCTCAACGGTCATGACCCTCCTTGTCCTCCTGGTCTTCGTCCTCCCCATGGCCGGTCTCGTCGCCCTCCTGGCAGGGGAGGCCGCCGACACCTACAAGCTCCTCGAGACGGCCGGCGCGGGTCGAGGGGTGTCGGCCCTCGAGGGACTCGCCGTCCACCCGTCCCTCACCCCCTGGATCGCCCGGGCGGAGCAGCTCCTGCGGCCCCTCGGCATCGACGTTACGGCAAGCCTGCTCCCGGCGGCGAGGCAGGCGGTCGCCTCGCTCCTGGGGTTCGCGACCGGTGTCGCGAAGAACGTCTTCATTTCCCTTCTGTACCTCATTGTGATGCTCGTCGTCCTCTTCTTCATCTACAAGGACGGCGGCCGCCTCGAGAGGGAGTTCTGGGAAGTGATGCCTCTCCGGGACCACGACAAGTCGGTCCTCAAGGAGAAGCTGTCCAAGGTCCTCAAGGCCGGCATCATCGGCATCTTCGGGACATGCCTCGCACAGGGGCTCCTTGGAAGCATCGGGTTCTGGATCGCAGGCCTTCGGTCCCCCGTCCTCTTCGGCAGCCTCATGGCGGTCGCCGCCCTGATCCCCTTCGTCGGGACGGCCCTGATCTGGCTTCCGGGGGCTATCTACCTGTTCCTCGCGGGGAATACCGCGAAAGGGATCTTCCTGCTCCTCTGGGGGGCCGTCGCCATCGGCAGCGCAGACAACATCATCCGTCCGCTTCTTATCGGGGGGAAGGGGAAGATGCCCGTTTTCGTGATGGCCCTGGGCGCGATCGGCGGGTTGGCCGCCTTCGGCCTGGTGGGGGTCGTCGTCGGCCCCGTCCTTCTCTCCCTCTTCCTCTCCCTCTTCGAGATCTACAAGGCAGGGGCCGTCGGCGCCACGGAACCCGTATCTCCGTCCCCGGGCACCGTAGACGACGGGGAAAGACCGGCCTGA
- a CDS encoding nitronate monooxygenase: MKLPELTIGRFRARIPIVQGGMSVRVSTSSLAAAVADCGGIGTIGGSGIPIDELQQDIRKAKRMTSGIVAVNVMFAVKQFMEVVKASIEAGVDMIVTGAGFSRDIFKVGKDHDVPIVSIVSSPEFGRLAERSGADAIVVEAKEAGGHLGTDRPLRELFPEVRKVVKKVPLIAAGGITDGYEIAEMLGKFGADAVQMATRFVLTKECDVSDRFKQAFLNARKEDVVLMKSPVGLPGRAVRNPFLERLFGGGDVYDGECRRGCLKSCSHSFCIIDRLEMSRDGDMEEGLVFAGENVWRIKDIPSVKELIDRLVAEAESVYAPASAAASAC; this comes from the coding sequence TTGAAGCTTCCGGAACTTACCATCGGGCGGTTCAGGGCGAGGATACCGATCGTTCAGGGGGGGATGTCGGTCCGCGTCTCCACGTCGTCGCTGGCGGCGGCGGTGGCGGACTGCGGCGGGATCGGCACGATCGGCGGCTCCGGCATCCCGATCGACGAGCTGCAGCAGGACATCCGCAAGGCGAAGCGGATGACGAGCGGCATCGTGGCCGTCAACGTCATGTTTGCGGTCAAGCAGTTCATGGAAGTGGTCAAGGCGTCGATCGAGGCGGGGGTGGACATGATCGTCACCGGCGCCGGGTTCTCCCGCGACATCTTCAAGGTGGGGAAGGATCACGACGTCCCCATCGTATCCATCGTCTCCTCCCCGGAGTTCGGCAGGCTCGCGGAGCGGAGCGGCGCGGATGCGATCGTCGTGGAGGCGAAGGAGGCGGGCGGGCACCTGGGGACCGACCGGCCGCTGCGGGAGCTTTTCCCCGAGGTTCGCAAGGTGGTGAAGAAGGTCCCGCTGATCGCCGCGGGCGGGATCACCGACGGCTACGAGATCGCCGAGATGCTGGGGAAGTTCGGCGCCGACGCGGTGCAGATGGCCACGCGCTTCGTCCTCACGAAGGAGTGCGACGTGTCCGACCGCTTCAAGCAGGCGTTCCTGAACGCCCGCAAGGAGGACGTGGTCCTGATGAAATCCCCGGTCGGGCTCCCCGGCCGCGCGGTCCGCAACCCGTTCCTCGAGCGCCTGTTCGGCGGCGGGGACGTCTACGACGGGGAGTGCCGACGGGGGTGCCTGAAGAGCTGCAGCCACAGCTTCTGCATCATCGACCGCCTCGAGATGTCGCGCGACGGGGACATGGAGGAGGGGCTGGTCTTCGCGGGGGAGAACGTCTGGAGGATCAAGGACATCCCGAGCGTGAAGGAGTTGATCGACCGCCTCGTCGCCGAGGCCGAGAGCGTGTACGCCCCGGCCTCCGCCGCCGCTTCCGCCTGCTGA
- a CDS encoding sigma-54 dependent transcriptional regulator, with translation MKGTILLAEDDRNLRRVLQATLTREGYEVAATPDGAAAAEWLDTQRADALITDIRMPKMDGLSLFRRCRERHPELPVILITAFGKIEDAVEAMRAGAFDYVSKPFDEAELLRVVGNAVATSEAGDREGVSAPSEEWFGMVGRSPAWLDVRKVIEKAAASPFSVLITGETGTGKELVARAIHRISGRRDGPFLKINGAAIPPTLWEAEMFGYEKGAFTGAVQSKPGRFELADGGTFFLDEAGEVPLSAQGKLLRVLEDGEFERVGGVKTLTADVRLICASNRDLKRETSLGRFREDLYYRVSGIPIHLPPLRDRREDLVPLAEFFLSRTCRELGVGAKRFSPGTSEALDRYAWPGNIRELENAVARAVALSDDDSLTPADLCLGLAEPEAAISPADAEGERFHQSVREHKRAVIRRAIAKAGGSKMRAAEILGLSPTYLSRLLRILGVEGKGNGA, from the coding sequence ATGAAAGGAACGATTCTTCTGGCGGAAGACGACCGGAACCTCCGCCGCGTCCTGCAGGCGACGCTGACGCGGGAGGGGTACGAGGTGGCGGCGACGCCCGACGGCGCGGCGGCGGCGGAGTGGCTCGACACGCAGCGGGCCGACGCCCTGATCACCGATATACGGATGCCGAAGATGGACGGGCTCTCCCTCTTCCGACGGTGCCGCGAGCGGCACCCGGAGCTGCCGGTGATCCTCATCACCGCGTTCGGGAAGATCGAGGACGCGGTCGAGGCGATGCGGGCCGGCGCCTTCGACTACGTCTCCAAGCCGTTCGACGAGGCGGAGCTGCTCCGCGTTGTCGGCAACGCGGTGGCCACGTCCGAGGCCGGCGACCGGGAGGGAGTGAGCGCCCCGTCGGAGGAGTGGTTCGGGATGGTCGGCCGATCCCCCGCCTGGCTCGACGTGCGCAAGGTGATCGAGAAGGCCGCGGCGTCGCCCTTCTCCGTCCTGATCACGGGGGAGACGGGCACGGGGAAGGAGCTCGTGGCGAGGGCGATCCACCGGATCAGCGGACGGCGCGACGGGCCGTTCCTCAAGATCAACGGGGCCGCGATTCCGCCCACGCTGTGGGAAGCCGAGATGTTCGGCTACGAGAAGGGGGCGTTCACCGGGGCGGTCCAATCCAAGCCCGGCCGGTTCGAGCTCGCCGACGGGGGGACCTTCTTTCTGGACGAGGCGGGCGAGGTGCCGCTCTCCGCCCAGGGGAAGCTGCTCCGGGTCCTCGAGGACGGGGAGTTCGAGCGGGTGGGGGGCGTGAAGACCCTGACCGCCGACGTGCGCCTGATCTGCGCGTCGAACCGCGACCTGAAGCGGGAGACTTCGCTCGGGCGGTTCCGCGAGGACCTCTACTACCGGGTGAGCGGGATCCCGATCCACCTCCCCCCTCTGCGGGATCGGCGCGAGGATCTCGTGCCGCTGGCGGAGTTCTTCCTCTCGCGAACGTGCAGGGAACTGGGCGTCGGCGCGAAGAGGTTTTCCCCGGGGACGTCGGAAGCGCTGGACCGGTACGCGTGGCCAGGGAATATCCGCGAACTGGAGAACGCCGTCGCGCGCGCCGTGGCGCTCTCGGACGATGATTCCCTCACCCCCGCCGACCTGTGCCTCGGCCTGGCCGAGCCGGAGGCGGCGATCTCCCCGGCGGACGCCGAGGGGGAGCGGTTCCACCAATCCGTGCGGGAGCACAAGCGGGCGGTGATCCGCCGGGCGATCGCCAAGGCGGGGGGGAGCAAGATGCGGGCGGCGGAGATCCTCGGGCTCTCCCCGACCTACCTGTCCCGCCTCCTCCGCATCCTCGGCGTCGAGGGGAAGGGGAACGGCGCGTGA
- a CDS encoding bifunctional UDP-4-keto-pentose/UDP-xylose synthase, translated as MKVLILGVNGFIGHHLTARILKETDWKIYGMDLSAERLGRSANHPRFDFVEGDISINKEWIEYHIKKADVILPLVAIATPKVYVERPLSVFELDFEENLRIVRQAHRYGRRIVFPSTSEVYGMCGDKEFDEESSPLVLGPIAKERWIYSCCKQMLDRVIWAYGRQGLAFTLFRPFNWIGPRLDSIETAKEGSSRVVTQFIADLYLGRPIQVVDGGEQRRCFTYVDDGIAGLMKILANRDGCANGGIFNLGNPANDHSVRELAGMLRELYAKHPRNRGKKVPPIVEVNSKEFYGEGYQDIQTRTPSIRRAKEILGWAPKVPMRTALKKTLDAFLAEADASR; from the coding sequence ATGAAGGTGCTGATCTTGGGAGTGAACGGCTTCATCGGCCATCACCTGACGGCCAGGATCCTGAAGGAGACCGACTGGAAGATCTACGGGATGGACCTTTCCGCCGAGCGGCTGGGAAGATCGGCGAACCATCCCCGGTTCGACTTCGTCGAGGGCGACATCTCGATCAACAAGGAGTGGATCGAATACCACATCAAGAAGGCCGACGTGATCCTTCCGCTGGTGGCGATCGCCACGCCGAAGGTGTATGTCGAGCGGCCGCTGTCGGTCTTCGAGCTCGACTTCGAGGAGAACCTGCGCATCGTCCGCCAGGCGCATCGGTACGGCAGGCGGATCGTCTTCCCGTCGACGTCCGAGGTGTACGGGATGTGCGGCGACAAGGAGTTCGATGAGGAGAGCTCGCCGCTGGTCCTGGGGCCGATCGCCAAGGAGCGGTGGATCTACTCGTGCTGCAAGCAGATGCTGGACCGGGTGATCTGGGCCTACGGGCGGCAGGGGCTCGCCTTCACCCTCTTCCGCCCCTTCAACTGGATCGGGCCGAGGCTCGACTCGATCGAGACCGCCAAGGAGGGGAGCTCCCGCGTGGTCACGCAGTTCATCGCCGACCTGTACCTCGGCAGGCCGATCCAGGTGGTGGACGGCGGAGAGCAGCGCCGCTGCTTCACCTACGTGGACGACGGGATCGCGGGGCTGATGAAGATCCTCGCGAACCGGGACGGCTGCGCGAACGGCGGGATCTTCAACCTCGGGAACCCCGCGAACGACCACTCGGTCCGGGAGCTCGCCGGGATGCTCCGGGAGCTGTACGCGAAGCACCCGCGGAACCGCGGGAAGAAGGTCCCTCCCATCGTCGAGGTCAACTCGAAGGAGTTCTACGGCGAGGGATACCAGGACATCCAGACGCGGACCCCGTCCATCCGCCGCGCGAAGGAGATCCTCGGGTGGGCGCCGAAGGTGCCGATGAGGACGGCGCTCAAGAAAACCCTCGACGCCTTCCTCGCCGAGGCGGACGCCTCCCGCTGA
- a CDS encoding polysaccharide deacetylase family protein has product MSSARRILGLKVDVDTRRGMERGVPSLLDTLGAFRVPATFFLSFGPDNSGKAVHQLLRNPRFLVKMLRTNAPGLYGFRTALYGTLLPAPMIACALPGLCREIENRGHEVEFHAWDHRAWQDTLPRRGAAWIREWFLRGFDSYEEVLGHRPRAFGAPAWLLTEEAVGVLREFPLEYLSCTRAAAPFLLEGSGLVEVPSDLPCLEEVGGGNGVPRILSALDAGGVHVFPVHAEAEGGIWRDEFAEILRGAADRGYSIHPLSRIAADRRREVLPIRPFKTALLPGRAVPCSV; this is encoded by the coding sequence GTGTCCTCCGCCAGGCGCATCCTCGGGCTCAAGGTCGACGTCGACACGCGGCGCGGGATGGAGCGCGGCGTCCCGTCCCTGCTCGACACGCTCGGCGCGTTCCGCGTTCCCGCGACGTTCTTCCTCTCGTTCGGCCCCGACAACTCGGGAAAGGCCGTGCACCAGCTTCTGCGGAATCCGCGCTTCCTCGTCAAGATGCTCCGCACGAACGCCCCCGGCCTGTACGGCTTCCGGACCGCGCTGTACGGCACGCTCCTTCCCGCCCCGATGATCGCCTGCGCCCTTCCCGGCCTTTGCCGGGAAATAGAGAACCGCGGGCACGAGGTCGAGTTCCACGCCTGGGACCACCGGGCCTGGCAGGATACCCTCCCGCGGAGAGGGGCCGCGTGGATCCGGGAGTGGTTCCTCCGGGGGTTCGATTCCTACGAGGAGGTCCTCGGGCACCGCCCGCGCGCGTTCGGGGCGCCCGCATGGCTGCTCACGGAAGAGGCGGTGGGCGTGCTGCGGGAGTTTCCGCTCGAATACCTGAGCTGCACGCGGGCCGCCGCGCCGTTCCTCCTCGAGGGATCCGGCCTCGTCGAGGTCCCTTCCGACCTGCCGTGCCTCGAGGAGGTCGGGGGCGGGAACGGGGTCCCCCGGATCCTCTCCGCGCTCGACGCCGGGGGCGTGCACGTCTTTCCGGTGCACGCGGAGGCGGAAGGCGGGATCTGGCGGGACGAGTTCGCGGAGATCCTGCGCGGAGCCGCCGATCGCGGCTACTCGATCCATCCGCTTTCCCGGATCGCGGCCGACCGCCGCCGCGAGGTTCTCCCCATTCGTCCGTTCAAGACCGCCCTTCTGCCGGGCCGGGCCGTCCCCTGTTCCGTATGA